The bacterium genome segment GCTTCTCGCTCGCCTGCCGCTTGATGAACCGGCGATAGAAATCATTGATGAGATAAGAAGTGCCCCAACTGATCTGCGAGGCAATGGTGGACATATACGCCGCGAGAAAAACCGCGATCAGCAATCCCAACAAGCCGGGTGGCAGATAGTGCAGCATGAGTTTCGGATAGAGCACGCCGGGATCCACCGTGTTCTCGTATTTTTCATAAAACGCCCGAAACTCCGTGGATTGATAGGCGGCCGCGCCGGACTGCAGCAGCGCCGGGTTGCGGAAAACCTGCACTGCCTGTTCATAAAACACGGGGTTCTCCGCCTGCAGGGCCTCGGCATTCTCGGCACGCGGCAGAATGATCAACGCCGCCAGCGCGACGAGGATCCACGGCCACGGCCGCAGCGTGTAGTGCGCAATGTTGAACCACAATGTGGCAAACACGCTTTGCCGCTCGTCGCGGCAGGCCATCATGCGTTGCGCAATATAACCACCGCCGCCGGGATCTGCACCTGGATACCAGCTCGACCACCATTGCAATCCGATGTACGCCAGAAACGCACCGGCCGTGAGACTGAGCGCGCCGCCGGTGATGCCGGCCACCGTCACTTCCCCGATGTGCGGGAAAAAGCCCAGCACCTGCGGCGAGAGCTTGGCCGTCATGCCGCTCAAGCCGCCCACTTGCGGCAGCCGCACCACCAGCACCGCCAGCACGATGCAACCGACCATGGCAAAGACGAACTGAAAGCTGTCGGTGCGGGCGGTGCCAAGCAAGCCCGAGGCCGCGGCATAAATCGCGATCAAACCGCCGGTGACCACCACCAGCCAGAAGGGATCGACGCCGGGAATGGTGACTTTGAAAATTTTCTCCATGGCCTTGTGCACCCATCCCATCACGATGGCATTCATGAACAGGCCGAGGTAAAGCGCGCGGAAGCCGCGCAGCACCGCGGCCGGTTTGCCGGAGTAACGCAGTTCGACGAACTCCACGTCGGTCATGATGCCGGCGCGGCGCCAGAGCTTGGCGAAGAAGAAAACCGTGAGCATGCCCCCGATCGCCATGTTCCACCACAGCCAGTTGCCGCCGATGCCGTTGCGTGCCACCAACTCGGTAACGGCCAGCGGCGTGTCGGCGGCGAAGGTGGTGGCAACCATGGCTGTGCCCGCCAGATACCAGGGAAGGTTTCTGCCGGACAGAAAAAAAGCCTCGGTGTTTTGGCCGGCGTGGCGGGCGTAGTAAGCCGCAATCGCAAACACCGCCGCCAGCATGGCCACGATAACTGTCACGTCCAGCCAGTGAAGTGCCGGCATGGTTTCCCTTTCTGGAGGTTATGGAGATTGGTAACGGACAACACTCGGCCGCGGTGCCTCAAACCAGCTTGGCGCCGCTTTGGTGGGGAGGAAAATGAAAGTGCGAAATCAATGCGCCGGGCTGGTAAGGGGATGACACTGATCGGCAGGAGGAATGCGTCGGCGGGTACCACGCAGGACTGCCGTAGCTGACGGCGGCACCGCCGCGCGGCGGATGAAATGATGCGCGCGCCCCGGGCATTGCCGCTGCGAAAGCCGCCGTGTCTTGACTTCGTGGCCATACCCGGTCCGGTGCGCCATCAAGCGTGGAAATGCAGAATCTGTTGCCAGCAATCGGCTGAGTGCGTCAATCAGCCTGCTGAGAAGATACACTGCCTTTCAGGTTTGTCAAGCACTTTTTTGTGAAAGCCTGCCGGGAGGCATTACAGGAGAGCACCGCTCAAAATCAAGGTAACCGCGCCCAAATTGATGGCGGGATTGGACCCTCGTCTTCGTTCGAGGCGGCCAGGAAACGTTGCAGAGCCGGTGTCCCTCCAGAATCTCGAACTCTTGAGAAATCGTTCCTGCAACGGCTTGGCCGTTGCAGCAAGCGCCGTGGTGCTCCACGGCACCTGCAATTTTTGACAATGCCAAGCCCAACCTCACACCATCCCGTGTGTCATGCTGGAAGCAGCTTGCGCGTGCTGCGCCGCCATCGTGGATTTTGCGAGATGCCACCTGCTCAAAAAGATCCCGATGAGATGACACGATTGGTGGAGAAACCCACCAACTCGACATTGTCAAACGAGTGCCTGGTTGCTTTGCTTTGTATAAGTGATTCCGAGTGTCATTCAGAAGGAATCTTGCGAGGTACTTGGCACCGGGCTCAAAACTTCACAGGATCCTTGCTGAATGATATTGCTGGTAGCTATTCATTTCAAGGAAACCGGCCATTAGCTATCTGACCACTTGCAGGGCGCGCGTTTGGCTGAAGGTTGCAGTCGCAAAACGATAGAAGTAGGTGCCGCTCGGGTAGCGTGCCAGCTCGAGTGGGAGAGAATACACACCGGGGCCCAGTTCGCCGTGATGCTGCAGGAGAAGTTTGCGCCCCATGAGGTCGAAGATTTCGAGAGTGACGGGTTCGCGCCGCGGCAGGGCAAACCGAATCTCCGTGCTCGCCTGCACGGGATTGGGGTGGTTGGGGAACAACACAAAACTCGTGGGCTGAGGGGGTTCCTCCTGCATGCCGGTCTCGATGTCGGAGCGAAACTCATGCAACCGCTGCCGCAGGCGGCCAATTTCCGCGGCATAGACAGGGGAAGCGATTTGATTCTGCAACTGATACGGGTCATCGCGCAGATCATAGAACTCGGCACGGTCGCCCTGGGTCTCGGCATACACAAGATCTCCGGAGTGAATAGCGGCGTACAGCGGCCCGCCGCGCTGTTCCGGCCAGCCTTCGATGAGCAGATCCTGGCGCCAGTCTGGCTCGTTGCGCATCAGTGCCGTGAGCGCACGGCCGTCAACGTGCGGGGGAATGGGCAAGCCGGCAAGCTGCAGCACCGTCGGAGCAATGTCGATGTTCGCCACCAGCCGGCGTTCCACGCGCGGGGTGATCAGCGGCGGATAGCGCACGGCAAAGGGCACCCGAATCGCTTCTTCATATACGAACCACTTGCTCGCCAGGCGGTGCTCGCCCTCGTGAAAGCCGTTATCGGAAAGGAAGAACACCACGGTGTTGTCCAGCAATCGGCGGTGCGCCAGGACAGCGAGCAGACTATCGTTGGCCTGATCGACGGAGTACAGACACTGCAACTGCCGGCGGCGGTGATTGTCCAGGCTGCGCGCCGCGCCGCGCGTCAAGCGCGGCAGGGCTTGAATCCACCGGGGTTTGTCGGAGACATCGGCTTCATCGTAACTCGGCGGGCGATGCGGCGGCAGATCGAGATACCGCAGGGTGTCTTCGGGCGCAGGATCAACCGGCGCGTGCGGCGCGGTGTGCGAGAAGAACAGCAGAAACGGCTGCTGCCGGCCGGCAAGACTGTCCAGGAACGCCAGCGCAAAGTCGCGCAAGACGTAGGTGACGTAACCGGGTGTCGTCTGCCACACACCGTTGCAGTTGATCACGGGGTCGAAGTAAGTCGAATGGCCGCCTTTGCGCGCCGCCCAGAAGTCGAACTCCGGCCGCGGCAATCCGGTGTAGGAGTTCAAATACTTGCCCACGAATCCGGTGTAGTAGCCGGCGTCATGCAAGCGCACCACGAAGGTTTCCTCGCGCAGCGGGTCTTCATTTATGCGCACGCCGTGCTTGTGCGCATACATGCCGGTAAGAATGCTGGACCGGCTCGGACAGCACAGCGGAGTGGTGACATAGGCGCGCGTGCAGGTC includes the following:
- a CDS encoding Na+:solute symporter yields the protein MPALHWLDVTVIVAMLAAVFAIAAYYARHAGQNTEAFFLSGRNLPWYLAGTAMVATTFAADTPLAVTELVARNGIGGNWLWWNMAIGGMLTVFFFAKLWRRAGIMTDVEFVELRYSGKPAAVLRGFRALYLGLFMNAIVMGWVHKAMEKIFKVTIPGVDPFWLVVVTGGLIAIYAAASGLLGTARTDSFQFVFAMVGCIVLAVLVVRLPQVGGLSGMTAKLSPQVLGFFPHIGEVTVAGITGGALSLTAGAFLAYIGLQWWSSWYPGADPGGGGYIAQRMMACRDERQSVFATLWFNIAHYTLRPWPWILVALAALIILPRAENAEALQAENPVFYEQAVQVFRNPALLQSGAAAYQSTEFRAFYEKYENTVDPGVLYPKLMLHYLPPGLLGLLIAVFLAAYMSTIASQISWGTSYLINDFYRRFIKRQASEKHYVLISRFGIALIVIISLVVTRLLTTISGAWEFIINASAGMGAVLILRWFWWRINAWSEIAAMIAPLVIYPLARAWGMQPPLTLYPVVLGTTITWLAVTFLSPPVKRDVLLKFYEKVHPGGRGWKPVADQLPGVQSDSGFGRLFACWISGVALIYGVLFGLGNLLFGKFLLALLFFAVAAAAVIIISASLKKISFEIAP
- a CDS encoding sulfatase-like hydrolase/transferase; the protein is MTRRAIRLPVFRPGKRLSLLLLLLSINVAAAQPAGDSTGTSRPNFLIIITDDQRFDSMDFMPKTKRRIFDEGLTCTRAYVTTPLCCPSRSSILTGMYAHKHGVRINEDPLREETFVVRLHDAGYYTGFVGKYLNSYTGLPRPEFDFWAARKGGHSTYFDPVINCNGVWQTTPGYVTYVLRDFALAFLDSLAGRQQPFLLFFSHTAPHAPVDPAPEDTLRYLDLPPHRPPSYDEADVSDKPRWIQALPRLTRGAARSLDNHRRRQLQCLYSVDQANDSLLAVLAHRRLLDNTVVFFLSDNGFHEGEHRLASKWFVYEEAIRVPFAVRYPPLITPRVERRLVANIDIAPTVLQLAGLPIPPHVDGRALTALMRNEPDWRQDLLIEGWPEQRGGPLYAAIHSGDLVYAETQGDRAEFYDLRDDPYQLQNQIASPVYAAEIGRLRQRLHEFRSDIETGMQEEPPQPTSFVLFPNHPNPVQASTEIRFALPRREPVTLEIFDLMGRKLLLQHHGELGPGVYSLPLELARYPSGTYFYRFATATFSQTRALQVVR